From Venturia canescens isolate UGA chromosome 3, ASM1945775v1, whole genome shotgun sequence:
CCCGGCCGAGACACAATGATAAAATCGTTATTCTTGTGCACAAACGAATGAACCCTCACCGGATTTCTCATTGCCAAAAATAACATTCGAAGCATGATTTTTTCACGCGAATTCAATTCGTCGACGAATATTTACGTTTTGAAAAAGgcaacgatgaaaaataatttttctctcattaaACTCGCTTCTAACAGTTCGCTTTTCTACTTCAAAGAGATTTGAATTTCTCaaggatttttttaatttaaaaattattggcGCTTCCCCGCTCGTCCCATCGTCCTGTCGGCTCGCACAGTTATCAGTCAGTCTGGTGTTGTTGGTGGGAAGGGGTCGTCTCAGAGTCCGCGATCTTTATTCAGTACCTCCTGTACGGCTGACCCGACTGATCCTCCTCAGGATGAGCGGCGTTGTAGGCCAAGGCTCGCTGAATCGCGGCTGGAATTGGCGGCGGCGTTGGTAGATGAGCACCAGCAGCTTGAAAACCATTCTCGTCCGCGGTGTAAGTAACTTGAATCGGTGTACCGTCAGGTGCTGTGTAGCTGTATTGGCCCCTCACGACTTCCGCCTGTCCAAGTCCACCGAGATTCCTCGGCGAGCCCTGCTCCGCCACGGATATCCCATTCTCCGTGTCGTAACTGCAATCATTATCTCGCGTTAGTCATCAGCGTAAACCTCGTCGTCTTTTAATCCTCCGACTCTTTATTCGCGatacattcatttttattcgttcgcgATTATTCGTTTGGTTTTAATGcggaacgaaaatttttgtgGGATCTGCGAGGTCCACTGCAGCAGAGGGACGCTAAATTTTTCGAACTTGATTCTTTGGTTTCATCAATTCAATCTGGTAAACGCGATTTCATAGTTATTGCAAAAGACTATCATTTTTGCAAATGCAGatccaaaaaacaaatttttgcaAACTTATTAATGAGAGGATTACAAGATgccttaaaaatttgaattttctcacTGGGATTCGTGTTTCTGCTATTTTTGGATATGCTTTCGTTATGCGCTCATAGCGAGTTCGActtattttattgtttcaatTTCGCCTTATCTCATTTCTCTGAAAAGAGAAATACAAATTTGCAGCCTTTCAAAATAGCAGTCAACCTGTAACTCggtcacaaaaatttcaacaatttcaaTTCCCAAAATATTTCTACCCTAGAAAAAAGAACTTTGGGAGGTGTTCTTCGTAGTTTCTGCGTTGCTTCTCATTTTGCGAAACCAGCATGCAAAAACCGGACCAGAAAAAAGCTTCGTTGGCCCGCCGCCCGATAATTGTTTGTTCGACAGCTCGATGGCGAACGCTGTTCAAAAATCGTCCTAAAATCTTGACATTCTCAGCGTCCAATTTTCCGATTCACCGTCAACCTTAGTTTCAAAGTACATTTGaccaaaaaccatgaaaaaaccgTAGCATGGAActcaaatgaaatgaaaaaagacagTAAAACTCTGTTATTTATATAGCAGGGaaagaaaatgataatttatGGATTATTTGTAGGAACGTGTCATTAGGATGTCATTTAATTCCATATGATTACAACCCCGAGGAGTTTTCCGTGTTGGTATCCACACGCGAGTAATCCCGCGCAAAAAATGAAGAGTGCCTACTGCCAGGACTATGATTTAACTCGTGAATAAAACGGTAGAAGATAAACGAGGAATAACCCTCTCGGGACTTTTGATCGACGAGATCGCAGCTCTTTATTCATCTATTCAAGATCTTTTTGTCTTGTTTTTTTGCTAATTGgtgagagataaaaaaacgtgcGGATATGACACCTTGCATCCGCGGTTATACCGATTATTACGTTACGAGTAGATGGGTCAATAGTAATCACGAAATTGCGCAATGACAGGAGGATCGTCGAGAGAGTTGTAATAATATAACGCAGGAGAAGCTGTGAGTGCAGACACGAGAGTTGGATTCATACACGCGCGCGCACTCGGAGATTAAGATCGGAGCTAATTATCCATCGTACGTCGTTGAACACGAGCTCGTCAGACGTGGATGGGCTGCTAGTGGgattttccttgtactctcgAGAGCTTCTTATAATTCACGGGATTGAGCGTCGAACACGTTTTGTACATGCAATAAAATaaacgacgaaaataaaaagaagaagcGAGAACGACCATAATAATGTCAAACCCGAGAAAATGTACACGCTACTTAATTTATTCGCTGGTCGCGACGTCCGCTGATGAATTGTTCGCGTGCGCGTCGATACCCAGGAGACAAAGGGACTGGATCCACCCAATGACTTGCgtttaattataattatcgTTGGTCAACCCCTTTTTAGTGATCAATGAAGAAATGAACTCGCACTCGACAGACGTAATAACGTTTGACTGTGTTCATTGAGTTTCTTTCACCTTGCTTCTTCAAACGTGTATAAATCATTCGGCGATTTGCCGAGCGACGATTTGTCAGATCGCACATCTTTCCTCATTTATCAACGCGAAAGTCATTTGCATTCGAGACTAACATTGGTAGTTTGTATTCAATGGGTGTATGGGCTCACTCGTGCGTGAAAATCGTCTACTTTTGTGGCAAATGCTCTttgagtttggaaaaaaatatgaaattgatttatcgataaatttttgtcgtttttgagGGAATTTGTTTAACGagttttctcaattttattttcacggaTTCTTCACATCTGTGTCGGATGCTCGTACGAGTTTTACAGttactttcaagtgcgcttagtgtgaaaaatatttttagctGAATTATTGGGAATTTTTATGCGAGAGAATAAATACCTGTAAGCGTAAGATCCGTCAGGAGCTGCATCCTGAGTTTGACGAAGGATGGCGTACCGTCGACCGTAATAGTCAGGATTATACTGAGGGTTGAATTTGTTGAACTGGGCCTGAGCTATCGTCACGAGACCGAAGACTACTGCAATCTGTACACGCGAGAGCGACGAATTTAAGTAAACGTGGCATTTGTTCTTAGCTAAATTAAGCATGAACGCTGATTTTAAAAGAATgcattttttcccaattttttgaCCCTTAACCTCGAGGATGCAGAAATAACGTGACTGAGTTATTTCACATTTTATGAATATGATTATTGACAGTTGTTAAAAGTAGAAAAATCACGTTACTTTGGCAACATACTCGATTCCCAGAAGTTGTGAGtttcaatttatcaaaaaaatacagagTCCCCTAGCCCCCTTAAACCAGGCGATTCTCTATCAATTTATTGCAATTAAGCAACAGtacattcaatattttttattcactttttatAACTTTGAGCCACCGAGAGGCTGCGATtagttttcattttcagaCTCTTGTCAACctcggaatgaaaaattagtaaaataaACGCTGATaatgattgaaaattcgatcaaaGATTCACCCCCGCCGCCCCGAGCAAACTAAGACGAAGCGTTTTCCCTTCTCATTTTATTCGTCGTATcacgaaaaaacgaaacgaagaCACTCACGATGATCTTCATGATGGATCCTCGTCGATTTACTCCAAAAAACGAACTAAAatgagacgagaaaaaaacaaaaacgaaaaaacagcCTTTCTCTCGTAAGGTACACACTGAGACAAGACCGAGTCTCGAGTTTAGTATAGGTCTGAGGATGAGCCCTGTGCGAATTTATAGTAGTCCGAGAGTGCTTGGCTGTTTCCTTCTTCGAGGGACTTCGGAGAGGCGTTGTCGAAAAGGGAGGGGGAAAATCCCTCCCAAGAGTGGAAAAACGCAGGACCGACTTGTGCATGGAAAGGGTGctcaatatatttatatatacaaatgAATATACACGTGTGTATTGCACAATAATGCGCTGCGATACTTATACACACATGGAAGTACGTTGCATACACGTAATCAAAAGTGGGGTAAACTGCACCGAGGCGGAGCACAAGATTTTAGTACTTACTCGTCCGTGGCAGGGATGAACGTTGATTGGCCGACCtacaaatacaaaaaataaaacacacTCGTAAAGCACGCATACGATGATTTTTGTATTGGTTTTTCCGATCGAACCGAACACgtgcaatcattttttaactttGCAGTATCAATCACGTTATTTTATTAGAGTCTGTAATGAATTGGTTCGAAATTGGTGGTTCACAGTTGTATAATTATGAGccaaaaaacgattttttttcaaatgaattatcTGGATTAAACTGTGGAAAAAAAGcactaaaaaaatttgaaagattcTCCAATTTGAAGGGTTCAACAAAAGGTACGAGAATCACATAGAATCGTACAAAAATGTCACAGACGAAACTGCTTAACCGTTCAAATGGAAATTGACAGAAATAGtggattggaaaatttttgataataatcAAACAAcgattatgaaaaataatattacttATTGGTAGTTAAAATCGCATGTTTTTGAACACGTAAACTCTCTAATTCCTTCTCCCCAAAAAATGCCTCTCGTTCAATTTCGTTACGTGCATATCGACGTGTGTAACATCAATTTAATGCTGTAATCGCAGAGCAGCATATTTACGTACAGGAAAATATGCCCCACAATTCTCGCTGTAAGAGTGCATTCTCAAAGCAAATTGCAAACCGATCATTAAAAATTGAGTTAGCAACGTAACCCACGAGGATTTTAGTTCAGGTGGTAGAAAGCCTGCTGCAGAAAGGacgagagagaatgagaagaTGATCTGATCTCACGAAAGGATCCGACACGGATGATCGTAGGGCGTATTCCTTTCACCGCTTCCATCCAGATCCATACAGCACACCGCAGATGAACTTCTCACTATCTTTTCTTCGCGGACTCTGCCCTGATGATCCTTGCGACATAGCCCTCCTCAGAAAATTCCGATTCAATAAAAGCGAGCGGGCTTATTCAATGTTATTTTGTCTTTAAGCTCTAACTCAACGatccattttccattttcattttcttaaatttccagAGAATAcagatttttatgaataaaaggaaaaatatattttttcattgccaCTGGACCCAAGgtgatattcattttttcactcgcccatgaatttcatttggttttattccttttcgagaaaactcttttttttacactacaaaggaatgaaaatcaattctcaagaacatcaaatttttcatggaCTCGTTCaagacaaaaataaagaatttgctTCAAAAATATGCCAAGCTCATCCAAAATAACCCTACGAACGaactcgaataaaaatttgagtcACCCAAAATTGTGAAATGGGAGAAAATCTGGAGAGGTATGAGTGCGTCGAGATCCAATGGAAATCGATTCTTTCATTACAGAGATGGAATAGTAATTGATCTAAAACGACTATAAATGACCgataggaaaaaacatttgttcaCAGCTGCAGATCGAATTGATTTAATGATGAATCTATGAGAATATCGCATGGAATTTGAATTCGCAGAGGTGGTGGATGGACATGTGAAATACGAAGAAGAATAAATCGGAGGATTGTTGTTGGCGAGTTAAGAACTTGTATAATGATTTGTCGTCGAGTTATTTGCAAAACAGGATAATCAATAGGTTGATTTATCGCTTAGACACGAGTTATGCAGTGTGTGGGCTAAAGCatattttgatgaatataGATATTTGAAACGACAAACGAGACTGTGGAATCGGTAGTAGCGTTTTAAGCAACATGCGAAGTGCAACGAGCACGagacagaaagaaaaataatattcgtcCATCTCGCTCGGTTAATGGAGGCAAGATGTGCGCCAAAGATAAAGATCGTTAGGGCCATTGTGTTTTCTATTATCTATGAGAAAAACTGCTGGACGCAAGGTCTGCTCTCAGGGAAGTTTATTGCTGACGATCATTCGATATCAGACTTCCCTCTCTTATTTTCTCGTCTGCTCATTCTCTCTCCAACTCTTCAGCTTCCTGCTGCACAGCCTGCAGTAAATGTCTCAATaattctttctcttctttcttacTGTCATTGACGAGACGATAAATTCAAACTGTGGAAATCGAAACAGAAAGTTGCAAAAACCCTTTTGTTAAATTCCTGAGGTATCCTTAATCCCTGGAGAATCACCTGTTGTTTCGGTTCTATCGGAATCTAGACATGAGGTTGATTAACATTTTCTATTGAGAGATTATCAGACAAAgcgaattttgaataattctACTTTTGCAGAACGATTATTTGATCTCGACGAAAATTTACATTCCAATTAACagctattattatttttcgaaatttaaagATTTTGGATTGCAGACGAATTGCCTGGTTTCCTACatcaataatgaaaaaaaatcatgcagtTTGCCAATGATCCAACATTGGAAGGTACAGAAATCCagtgatatttattttttttgtttcaacccGCAGacaccacactggtgcaaattatCACTTGGACTCTTTGTATTCCACAAATGTATGGAATTAGTCTTACATCGAGACTTTTTATGGGTAACAAttccttagtaatcgattacGATCATTAACtatataattgaaaaatcaagtgttattatagaaaaatggcggAATTGAAtaaaggaattttgaagttctagACACTTGAGATTTTCGTGGATAAAgtaaaatactttgaaaataaagagggaataaaaatagtaTAAATAATCTATCATTTCATTGCACAATGACGAAGGTAAGGTCAAAAAGTTGGCTACGGACGGTTACAATGGTTTGAAAAGGCTTGTTTATTGTCGAGCACAAAGGTGGGATATTTCAAACGCGTTTATGAGACGTTAATCCTGCGTGTGATCTCTAACAAAAGTATCATTCcacctctctttctctttatttctttctctcagGTTTCTCCGAGTTCCCCTGACATTAAAAAGTGTTCTACAAAGACGTGACGTGTGGCGCTCGTTGCATGTGGATGatgacgacgatgatgatgatgatgatgatgatgctgGTGTGTTGTCTTGGCGGTACAACGGGATGCTGCTCCGGGATTAGTATCGAGGCGGGGTGATGGTTGTGAAAAAGgcagaaaaaaaggagagataCTCCTCTAAGAGGAGGACTCGAAGCTGGGCTCGTTCGCGCTCTCAAGTGATCGAAGCAAACGGCAAAGGTGTAACCTCCCAGTTATGTGCTGTTCGAGATTTCCCAAGAGAGCTCTCCTCCTAGCACTTCACCGattgctttttatttcttccaaTCTCCGCATCTACTCGAATGTAATTCTTCGGACGAGCAAAAGGGCGGAACTCGAGCAATTAAAGGCGCGAACTTATGGGCGCTTGGACTTTTACGTCTCGTCTGaaatccaacgaaataaaaatcgagggCTCGCTGCGCGATCGTCTCGAGAACACTCTCCTGGGGCAAGGACGATGGCGAACGATCGATTAACGATcaatgatcatttttttcagcgaTTCACTGTTTAGCAACGTCTCGCGTGCGCATCTTCCCTCTTCTCCTTAATATTGTCGTTTAtcactaaaaaaaactcaaagatCCTTTTGTTCATCCTCTATCGATTCTGGACAAAAATCCATCACTGCTTGCTTTTCTATTAACCTATTTTAACCTATTTtcgtaaacgaaaaaaaaagcatttccaagattatttttcaactctgcACAGGGCCCGGTGCGTACAACGAGGCGAATCTTTCTCATCGACAGGAACACGGGGGGGCCCATCGAATCTCCAATTATTCCGAGTTCTTCTCATTATTTATTCCTCTCGTTTTGATCTCGGCCAATTATCCAGCGCAGCATCCCAGCAAGGAAAGTCTTCATCTCGTAGCCGAGTCATGTTCTGGCCAGCAGAAAGGCACGATTCCCAGTTCTTCATGAGTCTCTCACCCTGTAAGTTACACCCTTTCGCGTTCTTCATCACAAGCATTGATTTGTCTTGAGTTCACCTGAGCTAAGAGTAGTTTGTGCTCAGTGATCCAGAATACTGCGTAAATTTCATTGCCCTCAGTGGTCCTCTGAACGTTACGCAACCTTTTCAGTGCGATTCGTTTGCGGATTGACATCGGACCTATTAGAAAtttattgacaaaaataaacaagAAGTTACAGAAGAATGGAAtcgttgataaataaaattgaaaaaactcgcTGTTGtgtgagaaaaattgaaaaattcttcaccGTTTCGAATATAAATGctaaccaatttttttctgtctcttcatttttttaataaatcgaaattttttccttctgcCTGCTcagcaaatcgattttctgaaaatatgaaaattctacTTCATTCTATTGCAAAAACCCCGATGACGGTAATCAAGttagaaatattataataaatttgtacatttttctgTAGGAAGACGAGCTGAAGTAATCACCcacgcatttttttccactttgctTCATATACGGTGTAAACATATAAAATAAGCCACGTTACGAGTCACAGGAATCCCACTATGTATGTAATAATGTCTGTCACGTTGTAATTGCGAGTGTTTTAGCGATTTGTAAATTATTTGACCTATAGGGATATTCTCAATAAATTTAATATAAGTATAATATCGATTTGTTACACGTAATTGTACATATAACGTTGAAATATCCGTGGGTGGATTATCGCACAGATCCAACGTGTATTAATATACATACATGAGTCATTCTATTCGAAAACAAAGTTTTGACCTCAAAAACgaattcactattttttctcaagcttTGACAaccattgaaatgaaaatcgttCGTTCGTGAACACGATTAAGCAGCTCTGTCAACTTGATCATTTATTCGTTGAAATtcagtcgattttttcgaatatttttcatgtgTAATTTGCTAGAACGTCAAAAAAAAGATTAATTCCATTATTGATTCAGCATTTAGTTGCGTctcaaaaatgaatgaattatgaaaattttggtCACAAGCTTTGGATATTAAAATGTGAATTTGATATGAAACGTTTCACGTTTATATTGTCGAGAATGATACTCTCCGAAAGCCACTAAATGTAGTTTATCTTCAGTTCGATTTATCTCTGATTTCCCTCTCTCGCACCTTCTCCCTCGCCCAAAACGATTTACAATTGTTGTTGAGGTATATAAGCGTTAAGTGACATGCGTAAGCCGCGAGGAATTCATAAATTCATTGTTTCGCTCGTTACGAAATACTCGCACACCATTGTATGGCTGGCAACATGGATACGACCACCGTGAAAGAGCAGCAGAGACCGAGAGAAGAAGAGGGTTGAGATACCACGAAGATATTATATTACTATTCCTGTGGGTTGAATTCCACACGTGTTAAAATTTCTCGCGAGTCTTATACTTTGTTTTTTGATCGTCCTCTTTATATTCTTTTCAAATGCTTCAACGGTattgaatcattgaaaaaagaatcaTCATAACTcgatttctttattctcaatcATTTATATTCAGAGAGCAAAACtttgtacgattttttcaggctcgatagagaatttcgagcctcgatttttcaacgatgaatTAAATAAGATAAAtaatccaacatttttctcaaattcagcATGAAATTCTGACCCAAGTGTAATCGAATGTTCGACTCTTGCAATCCTACTTTGCTCTTATCGCATTAAAAATCTTGACACGTGAGTCGACAATTATTGGAGGAGTGAATATCCAAAATTTACGAAACTCTTGAAATCTCGGGTGCTAACCcataattttacgattttctaTGCCACATCCATTTGGTGAATGGACGTGGATGCGTGCCagaatatttgagaaaaacgtaTAGACCATAACTCCTTTTACCATTGTGTTCATGGCTTGACGGATTTGATACATCAAGACTCGAATATTCCGACACCTTTCAGCAACATACCTACAAACTTGTTACATtccatttcatttcatttgagTTAACTATTATAATGCCTCATCATTTAAGGCCTCCAGTGAAATGCACTATTCGAGTCATTGCGTTTgcactaagaaaaaaaagtcatcgggacaacgaaatgtggcattacggggtgccaatgaaatatGTGATCATCACAAGGTTAAATATGATTGAACGAACAAAAGAGTTTTAGATCgaactgcagattcattctcttCGAAAACGTTGCAGTCAAATGAAGTTCCAACAACATCAA
This genomic window contains:
- the LOC122407827 gene encoding endocuticle structural glycoprotein SgAbd-1-like encodes the protein MKIIIAVVFGLVTIAQAQFNKFNPQYNPDYYGRRYAILRQTQDAAPDGSYAYSYDTENGISVAEQGSPRNLGGLGQAEVVRGQYSYTAPDGTPIQVTYTADENGFQAAGAHLPTPPPIPAAIQRALAYNAAHPEEDQSGQPYRRY